A segment of the Ammospiza nelsoni isolate bAmmNel1 chromosome 9, bAmmNel1.pri, whole genome shotgun sequence genome:
TCACTGCCAGGTCATCACGGTGGGTGCCACCGACAGCCAGGACCAGCCTGCCTCCATCGGCACCCTGGGCACCAACTTTGGCCGCTGCGTGGACCTGTTTGCCCCTGGGGACGACATCGTCGGCGCCTCCAGCGAGTGCAGCACTTGTTTCACGGCGCGGAGCGGCACCTCGCAGGCGGCCGCGCATGTGGCAGGCGAGCTGTGccctgagggcagggagggctggtgctggcacagggctccGGGCATGCccgagctgggctgggggcatcCTTGTGCTCCCTGATTTACGGGGTTGGTGTGTCTCCTTGGGGCGCTGCAGCTGCACAGCGCTCCCGATGGGCTGCAGAGATGCTCTGCCGTGTCTCTGGAGCCCTGCCGCCCACGGGAGCGCCGCGTGGGCggctctgtcccctctggtTGTCACTGCCGGGCTCTTGCAGGCATCGCGGCCGTGCTGCTCAGCGCCgagccccggctgggccgggccgaGCTCCGCCAGCGCCTCCTGCGCTTCTCCAGCAAGGGCGGCCTGGACGCGGCCTGGATCCCGCAGGAGCAGCGCCTGCAGACGCCCAACAGCGTGGCGGGGCTGCCCGCACGGCTGGCGGCAGGTGAGGGGCTCGCTGCCCGCTGGGTGCTcgcacagctctgccctgagcgGGAAAGAGGTGGAAGCGCGGCAGGGAATGTCCCCTGAGCTGAGCCGGGCACGGCTgggcctggctgctggcagggatgggcGAGATGGAGGCCTGGTCGGTGCCGTGGGCGCTGGATGACACTGAGGGTGACACTGTGGGTGACActgtgggtgtgtgggtgtCACTGAGGATGTCACTGTGGCTGTGAGGGTGGCATTGCGGGTGTCACTGCGGGTGTCCCCCGCCGCTGACGCCCGGTCCCGTTTCAGAGGAGCAGCGGCTGCTCTGCCGCTCGGTGTGGTCGGCGAGCTCGGGGCTCTCCCGGCGCTCCAGGGCCGTGGCTCGCTGTGCCAGCACCGAGGAgatgctcagctgctccagcttcTCCCGCAGCGGCGGCCGGCGGGGGGAGCACATGGaggtgagcagagcagagcagagccgagctgctgccctggaggcCCTCTGGGCTCAGAGGGTGTCCCCGGCCCCCGAggactgtccccagccccaagGTGACGCCGTGTGCCCTATGCACAGGACAAGCACGGGCAGAGGCAGTGCGTGGCCCACAGCCGGGGCCAGGGCGTTTATGCCGTCGCCAGGTGCTGCACAtggcccagggctgggtgccgGATCAAGGCCGGGTCCCCGGGGGCCGAGGGGgcccagtgctccccaggaGAACACGTGCTGACCGGTAACACCCAACACACAGGGTAGACCTTTGGGCCTGATGGACAAGGGTGTTCCTACCAGAAACACCCTGGGATTTGGGGTAAAAGGGTGCATGTGCTGTGTGCATGGGGTGAGGAAGGCTCAGGGCTCACTGGGGACATCCTTGGCACCAGTGTGTGCGCTGGGATGCTGCCatggctgccctgtgcccatgtCCCCTCTCCCCCGGGCAGGGTGCAGTTTCCATTCCCCATCCgtggtgctgggtgctgggggcaggcccgtggaggggctggggagggggcccAGCCgctgtgccagcaggacagAGGCGGTGGCACacgccctgtgctgccccagggccagcCTCGAGTGCCAGCTGAAggagcacacagccctggaacACGAGGACAAGGTAGGGATGGGCcatgctcctctgccctgctaTTGTGTCTGCATGTCCTTCTGCCACCCTGATGGCTTTTGGGtgtggctgtcccagcccagccctcactgctgtccccagctgtgatGGGATGGGTGACAACAGCCACATCTCCCTGAGCTGTGGGGCCATCGGGGATGGGCAGCACTGTGCTGACCCATGGATGGTGACGTCTGCTCTCTGTTAGGTGACAGTGTCCTGTGAGGATGGCTGGACGCTGACAGGCTGTAACACCGTGTCCCAGAGCCCCACGGGAGCCCACATTGAGGACAATTCCTGCGTGGCCACCgctggccctggcagcagctcgGCCATGGCCGTGGCCATCTGCTGCCGGAGCCGGCAGTAGGGACAGACTGAGCTGGGGGAggctcctggggcacagcagggatggaggccTTGCTGCACCCGTGTGGCCCTGGCTCGGtgccttcccagggtttccAGAACAATCCATGCTCCGACATGCAGCTGATGAACTGAAATAGTTCCCCCGTCGCACACGGCGGGGTCAGGATCCAGGGCCACCATCCAGGGTGGCTCTGCAAGAGCTCTCCAGGCATCCCCCATGCAGCTGGAGCCCTCTCCCATCACTGGAGTCATCCCAGAGGCCTTTCCCTGCCATGCACTGGCTCTTCCTATAAACACCTTGACAGAACAAGCTGTGGTGTTGTCACCCAACACAGGAAAAATCCAccactttttaaagaaaaaatgttgtgAGGATCActccttcctttcctgcttAGTTGCTCATTAGTTGTCAGCTAATGCTGCTTAGCACCTGGAAAATCTTAGTTTAGCCATTTTGGGGCAGTTTTATAATTGCCTAATGGTATTCCTAGGAGATTTCTTTACTTTTGAGTCAAGTGTAAGGGCTTTAGTTTAAACAGCCTGCTTGGTTAATTAGATTTTTATCTGCATTGCTACAGTCAGCTACTGCTTCATTagtgctttttttgttgttgagtCAAAGTTAATGATCTGCTGGTGTTATGTGTTAACAGTTTCAGGTCTTCCCAAGACACATAGGACTGTAGGAAGCTGCAATTCCTTTAAAATAGCCccagaatgaagaaaaatctttcatAGCACCTTAGTTTTTACATTTGTACCTTAAATATTTACTTGGAGTTTTATAAAGGAGCATTTtataaatgtctttttaaaataaaattcacagaCCTGTGCTCCTGTGGTTCTTTGTCCGGCTTCACAGACATCCATCCCCCTGGGGAGCTGGTCTGGAAGAGGGAAGGGGGACCCATCCAGCAGGGATTCTGCTTTGTCAGTGGGATCCAGGGTGCTCCTGGATGGCAGCTGGCACCTTTGGAAGTTGGCACAGACAGCCTtgcccacagctgggctgtgctctgggactGTGTTGTCCCCACACACACGAGACCAGGAGTTTGTTTTAACAACAGTGGTTCAGGGGAAACACTTCCAGTTATGGAAACAAACATGGGCCGGCTTTGGGAATGTGCCCTTGAAGTTGGGTTGCTGCTGTTCCTTCacttgggaagggctggagccccgGGAAGGAGACAAAGCTcggctcagagcagggaaaggctgagaagCACCAGCAGCCACCAAAGCTGGGTctcacttctctctctcagtgctcagcagcCTCCTGGTACTACAATATATAATTTTTGTGGTGTTATCTGAGGATAGATgataaaaaccccacagtttGATACCACAAGCTCCAGGTTAACCTGTCAGTTGGGTGTTTTTCCCCATCCAAAAGCCCCCTGCAGCTCTGTTACTCCGGCTTTAATTGGCAAGAGAAGACAAACCCAGCACAAAACACCACTTTGAAAGGTTGAAACTAATTCTTACTTGTTAACTAAAGCTGGCAAAAGCCCAACCCTAATCTAAACATGTAATTATATAACATGGACATAATTACAGCCCATAATTTCATTCAGCTGGAACCTGAATTCTGCacaaagaggcagaaaagaaaaagcgCTGTCATCCTGAGAGCTCCTGAACAGCTCTGACACCGAGGGTGATTTCTCAGCAGGCTCCTTGGCTGTCACCTCTCAAAACACACACCAggatttcagctctgctgcctgccctgccagagggGAGGATCCAGCACAAGGTGAGAGCATGTTCCCCAGACAGAgcttccccagctcagctcaaGCCTTCATAAGCCTGGTGGAAGGAAACAATATTAAAAGATTAGCCCTTGCTTTGTGCCTTGTACGTGAGTAGGTGGAAAAGCCtctcaggagagcagggctgatcCCACGGGTGCTGATCCCAGTCCTGGCAGCGCTTGGCAATGCCCAGCCCATGCTGCCAGGACCaccagaggagagcagaggctggaaaagTGGGAGTTCTTGTCCTTAGAGCAGGGGACAAAGGCAGAGTGGGGAtggcagcccagctgcagctcctggttccCAAATAAGTGAGTGATGGAACGCCAGCTGTGTGTGCACCCCTCTGGCCCTCACCCCTGTGGGAGGCAGGATGAATTCACACCCAGCCCGCCCACAAATCTCAGATCTGACACACAAAATCTGCTCTAATCCGCCCCTGTGAGCGTGGCCAGGGTAAATCActctgctgagggcaggagctgcacagaggtGCAGATGTGACAGAGCCCCAGCACATGCTGTGGCATAAGGAAATacagcagggcagccccagggccactCAGCTGCTTCCACTGACTCTGGACAGGAGCCAAAACAGCAATCAGGGCACCCTTGAGGAGCTCAGCAtctgcagggctggcccagGGAGGTTCAGGGTAAGAGGATCAACAAGAGAAGAGTATAACAGTGTGTGCACAGTCTAAAGATTACACTAGTTTTCTGTGAAAGGAATAACTTTATTCCATTGACCAGGAATCCCAAGACTGTTCATCAAGACTGCCTATTTTTCCAGTGCCAAATGTCTATGCATTAATTGGACAATATCTCCCCGAGCGCTCacaggcaggctgtgcctgctcctcaCTGAACATTTTGTAAGCtgtataaaaacattttcatccAAAAAGATTGGCAGTAAAAATTACAACATATAAATGCATCACAATTTACACAAAAactagtttggttttttttttcttttttttttttgtcgaACTCTATTTTccaaaaaataatcttcagCAGGTTCGAATGACAGCagctggaaacaaaaataagtGACCAAGTATCATCTCATTGCAAATTATAACCACTGACTTTGTACAAGCGTGAGCAGAAGGGTGAAAAAGTTTGTATTGGTTTCAGGTAGACAGTGGCGATGAGCCATCCTGATGCAATTCCCACCAAGGCTTCCCTGGGCCTGCAGCTAGCAAGGATGTTGTTTCCATAGGAAATAACAGGAACCTGAAGTGACAGTGGTGCCAACCCATGGGAACGTGACCAGCTTCTCCCATCACCGCTGTCTGACTCCTTGGGAAGATTCATGGCCCATTACCAAAGCATTTgggggtgggggaaggagggaaggaaggggggTGTCCGTAAGAAATGATTAGTTCGAAATTAATTTAAAACGCGTCACATTTAAAACGTCCCAGCACATCATCAGAAACATTTACAAAATGCTAACTCTGCCCTGTGTCTGTGAAGACACTGTGGTGCCCCCCTGCACTCCATCCTACCCCACAATAAGTTACAAAGCTGTACAGCTGACATCACATGCCGTGGTTCCTTCCAACAGTGAAATGACTGGTTACTCTCAATATTAGTGCACAACAGTGAAAAGCTGTCTGCTGCTCCGTGTTTTGGCAGCAGCctgtgaaaagaaacaaaaaaaaaggcactttttGGCTGGTTGTGCCTTTAACTTGGCAAATTTGTCTATTCTGGAGGTACCCAGGCACTCCTTAAGATGTCCCCCGTTTCTGTGCATGTttgttaatataatttttttaaagtaaggcAGAATCCATaaataaaggcaaaaagcaGTGCAGAAAATGTGACAAACACAAAATGTACAAAAGATGAAATTAGTTGGCACAAAAGAAGCTTGAATCCAGAGCCAGAAACCACTGAACTGCACTTGACatagaaaacaaaactgtgCTCAAATCATCCCAACTGGTTTCCAGTTATTTGTGAGCAAATTAAAAGAGCTGTGATATTTTAAACGTTGCCTGGTCAAGtgaaaatgcaaacaaagccaattctttctttccctgtgttAAAATTGCTCTAAAATCTGCACAACAGTGTTCCCAGCTCACTCAAGGAATTATTCATCATAAACAACCAATACCAACTTTCTCAGTTATTTCAAAGCACAAGCAAGTGATTGCAGATCCATGACTGAGACTACATTTTATTCAATATGTCTCcaaaggttaaaaaaatgtaatgagTAAAACTGCAACAGAATTCCTTCttaaagtgcttttttttcttttaaactactcattaactttttctttttttaattcaccAACATCCTTGAATAATAAATGCTTGCATACCTAGAGaacaaagattttcttttactgcCCTTCCCCGCTGTCTGAAGGGTTTCTGGAAGGGTACTGGGAAAGATGACTCATTCCAGAGCTCCTTTACCACTCATTCCATAAGGAATCACTCTTCTTACAGAGCAATCCTGCTGATCTTTCTCCTCAAGAGCTTTACAAATTAGCAGGGAGACATATTAAATACAGAAGTCCTTATGTAAACCCATTCTTTAACTAATATTTTACAATGAAATGTAAGTCATCACACATCTTTACAGAAATTTGTGTATTCCTATTCAATATTAtcagaaagattaaaaatttcCCTCCATACATAAGGGcagtctgtttcttttttttttttttcctgtataaaaaccaaaagaatttttttttttttgcagcatcACAGAAAAGCAACAGTTTTACATTCACTCATTTAATGTTCACATAAAAATTCAACCACTAGCGTTTGTGTATCTGATAAAATCTTCTTGACAAACTTGGTTTCGGTGTTTTTTGGACTGTCACAAGCTACTCCAGGTGAGGATGTAGTTTTCTAGAGCATTTGTTGATCTGAAGCCTTTGTGgctataaaaatgcttttatctTGCAGGGATATAACCTCCTCCAGCATTTCCTCTGGTCCTGTGCAGCCACTGCTCCCCCAGACTGCCAATGGCATCAGCAACACGACTCCAGTTCCAGCAGGGACCAGGCTTTGAATGCTTGAGCTGGTTCTTGTGTTCACAGGGGTGTCCTCTAAGGGTCAACGTCATCAAGGTCACTTTTAGGCTCCCCAATCATCATAGGAGACTCTGAGCCCTTTCaaacacacaggggacagggagagaaggaCACAGTCACTGACACAGTCACTTTTGTAAATGCACAGCTGTTCACAGTATGATCAGTGATGTTCTGACCCaagccccagggagcagctgccccacagaGGCACACACCAGGGTGTAAGGGGGTAAATCTGCCCTCATTTtacctgctgcaggtgcctctCTCCATTCTCATTGGCAGGGCTGCTTTCTGACCCATTGCTGCTCCCAGACTGATCCTTCTcattcagcagggctgtggcataGGCCAGAGTGTCCTGAGTTGCAAACAGTCCAAGAGAGTGTCAGGAGGCATGGTGatcatttcacatttttaaacatttttattgttttattattattgttttaaaacaataatAGCTGCTCTAGTGAGACAGCCAAGTCACCACAGCCAAGTGGTGAGACAGCTGAGTTACCACTAATGAGTGAATACTCATTAGTGAGTATTCACTAATACCACTCAAGGGTTAATTTTCTTCAAGGGTTAATTTTCTCCAGGAACAACCACAGGGGCTGAGCTTCTAAAGGAAAACCAGCCTGAAGTGCACCAAAATATCACAGAAccattaaggctggaaaagaccttttaagatcatcaagtccaactgccAAACCAGCACCACCACCGTGCTCATCACTAAACCACGGCCTCAAGTGCTGTATCCACATAttttttgaacatttccaaggATGGTGAGTAAAGTTGCCAAGCCCCAAGATGCTTCCAAGAAAAGAAGTGAGCAAGTTTAACATCCTCTGCCAGGATGACACATACCTGTGCTGAAATAGTGCGCTGGAAGGTTTTTGCAGTGGATGTTTCATTGGACACGTTACTCTGAGGAGCCCAGTAATGTTCAGACATCTGCATAAAAAGCCAAGAAAGCCATAAAATTTGCCATTTGATTTTTACTTGTGTAAAGCCTCAACCACCACCTTGTGATGGTGGGTGAACTAAGACTGGAAAAAGCTTCCTGAATCCTCTGGCAGCGAGCTGGAGATCTGGGGCTCAGACACTTCAAATGCAGCCACAAAGGTTACTGTTCTTCAGCTGCAAACCAGCACCCAACTTCTGCTGAGCTCCAAGTTTCCAAAGTGTCCTTGGGTACTTATGAAAGATATGTTGGCCAAACTACATTGAGTTTAGAGGGAAGAACAAACACTACACGTGTGGGAGGAAAAGCTCTATCAGTCAGCAGCTGTGCTTTGTGCAAAGCTGTGATGATTCTGTAAGGAATCCAATCATTTAAACATTCTCCTGCATCAACACACAGGCAATGGAAAACTGCTTCTTTAAAAAAGCTGAAGCCTCCAAACACGAATATACAGTGGCACTGAAAGCTTCCCACATAGCAAGAATAATCACTGCAACCATTCACACTTGGTTTTATTCACTGTAAATGCATTTATGCCTGAAACATGTGGGGGGGCTACTGAAATTTTGGCATTGCATCAGATTAGCTGCATCCAAGTAGTCCTTGTAAAAAATTAAGTATTGTGTCTTTAGAGCCATCTCAGAGAGCCATGCAGAGGATGGAGACTATCCATCCATGATCATTGTTGTAAATGAATGACAATTTCCCTGTTACAGCCAAATTACCTTTTTCTGTAGCCACTGCACAGCCCAACTCCAGTGGTGTGAATTCTCCTTGAAGTAATCTTTTGCAGTAGGGCACCTGGGGAATTGAAATTATATTCATTAGTCAGGAACAAGGCATTCTGGacaacacaaaaaaatacaaaaaaaatacaaagactTCTCTCTTTGCACTGCTGCCCTCTGTGTGCACTCTTATCACTGCAAACTGACTTAAAATCTACAGCCCTGTTGAAAATTGAATTAGCAAAAGCAGTAATTTTAGTAAAATATTCTCAAAGCAGTCTACTCCACAGGTTCACATATTTCAGAATTATGCTTTATTGGGACATATGCCAAGTCCTAAACAAAGAGAATTTAGGACTCATAATATTTCAAAAACCTGGAACAGCTTCCCTATGTTTATCTGGTGTTAATGTCAGACTCCTGCTGTGCAGAATGGCCCTTTTCTTTATAAACACCAATTACCATTTGTTACCTGAGAAATCCCTTCAGGTACCAACCAGTAAAGATTTCACTTCACACTGGCACGTGTGCTACCAAGACCTTGCACAGTAACAAAGCCTAAAGCTGATCAAAACCAGGAGTAGTAGGTTTGACAACAGCCACAGAGGGAGCTAAGGCAGGGATGAGGTTACAGCCTGAGACCTTCACTACTCACTTCTGAGCCAGGGTAACCAGGAACTTGACACACTGGTAGCAACGGCTGCTGTCCACGTGGTTGCTGTGGTGCATCAAGGCTGTGGGGAGAAACACATGGATTAGAAACCACAACCCAGATTTCCACCTACCAGCCAGTCTGGAAGCAAAGATGAAGCTAAAATTTTAAGCTAGGGAATAGATTTTGTTTCTACAGATGTGAGCATGAGTATTTGTGTTAAACACACTGCTCTAAGTGCTGGTAGTCTTGAATCTTCCACAACTCTACTGGATTAAAAATAGAACTGCTGCATTTTCACTTTGATCTTTCAAATGCAGTACCTGAATTTTAAACAGCCCTAATGCAGTTATTCTTCCCCTATAATCCATTCTATGTTAGATAATCACTATGGTTACATttgtctgaaggaaaaaaaatatttgtctgaAACCCCCATAAATGAACCAGATCACCAGCTTCTACCTGGATCAAAGTTTGCAAAGCCAGAGGAATGTTTAAAGCTTCTCCACATAAACAAGCATAGCAGAATTCAACAGCCATGAAACTGTTCCATGGGAGACTCAGGCAAAACCCCAGGCCATTCCTACCAGCAAGTTTTCTCTACCATGAATTCGCACCTCTTGAACAAAATTCTCTGACTGAGAAGAAGCACAAAGATTTCCCCAATCAGATTTGCTACTCAAAAGTTGCTCTGTCCATAGCAGTCAGCAAAGAACACTGCAGTGAAACCTCCAAAGCTGGCAAAAATTGTTTGGGAACTGCAAATTGCCAGTTTTAATACTGTTGAAGCAGAGCAGATGATAAAAATTACAGCAGTGCTGTACTACAAATTATGCACAAACATCCTATTAAGGAGCACCAAAACCTATTATGTGCTGATTTCCCTTTCCTGGATTAAAACCAGTCAGTGTGAGGGATGTTGTTCAATGCTATTGTGAGGAAACTTCAAGGCAAAACTACAACTTTTACTCCCAAACCTCAGGGCAGTTCTCAAAGCCTTCAACATAAAAATCCAATTGAACACTTGCActtctcctctgcagaggaaaaaaggtCATGTATTGCTCAAGTTAGAGCACAGAATTGGTCCAACTGGGACCAATTTATCCAGATATTAAAATAATCACTTAGCTATTCTCTTACACTGCTGCATATTTGCTTCTCTGCCATCAGCCACGCATGGAAACTACTAAACAGAGGAGCACTGATGAGAGAAATGAAGAACAAAGCTAAATATTCTTTCTCCCTCAATCAGAATCCAAAATAACTGAAGGTGAAAGCCACAATCTGAAGCAGCTCCTCACCCAAACAGCCATgaaagagctgctccagctgcactaACCCATCAGAGGGGCTCTCTGTGTAACCCCACATTTCATTTACACACCAAAGATGCTTCTCCTGATGCACATGAAATAGGTTATTTCTTTATATACCTTATTACTTCTgagcttttttctctttgaatgcTTCAGTAAAGTTTTATATCTAATGCAGAGACAACACTTTGTATGAGCAGCAACAGGTGGGAGCCACCTGTCCCactgtggggctctgctgcagtcATCCTGCTGGGCTGAACCAGGTTCTTTTTATGGTAATCAGGATGttgacaaaacaaaaagacTGGCAGCTCCTTGAGatatggaagaaataaaaattaattttaaggtTACAGGATTCAAACAGTTCCTCTATTATGGTAATCAAAGGTACTTTTCTTCCTCCCCATTACACATAGACCCTGATCTGCCCCTTATTTTATTAAGTTAGCTCTCTTTCCTGTTCAACTCCTTTCTAGTTTGCTGTCACTATAACATTCCAATGCTTAGTTTGGATTTTCTTAGAGCATTTTTGGAGTGACAGGGGCTAAATAAAATATGTCaagtttttttccctgagaagtAGAAGAGTTTAGGAGGATTAGGAACCAGGAGATGGAGTGAACCTCTACCACCATGAGGGTCAGTAGGAGACAGGAGTGTTCACCCACTGGCTTACTTGCCTATTAATCCATTTTCAGTTTCAAAGGCAAATTTGATGCGCTCTACTTGCAATGGGTCCTCAATAACCtgttaggaaagaaaaatatcaactTAGGTAAGTTGTGTGTGATTCTGTATCTGTTCTATGGAATGGTTTTACCCACCCCCACATGCAAAACAAGTAAGACTCAAGTTTTATGTGTCACTGGATTTTCAAGACAGAAATTTAGGAAGTAATAAAACCTCAGACTGAAGGATTAAAATATGTGTGGATGTTGAAATAACCAATGCAGTCCCAGCTTTTTTCATTACACATCAATACAAAAATCTATCCTGTACAAGTTTTACCCTTCACCTACCAGGATCTCATGGAGTAACTGGAATATGTTTTTCAGTTCATGAGGAGGAGCAGTTTCCAGTTGAGTCTGCATGTAAGAAAAAGTTACTTAGATAGCAAAATAAGCTGGTTAAGCAAAAAATTTCAAGACAGCTTTAAagatttttgaaattttattaatttaaacaaTAAAGGCCTAAGAAAACCTAAACCCCAACACCCCCTCCAAATCCAGCAAAGTGGATTGTTCTGTGGTGATGGCACAAGACACAGGATGAACAAAGGCTGGGAGAAACACCCATGGGACAGGTTTGTGCTGGCTTTGTGTGTACCTTGATGAAGTGCAGCACAGTGAAGGAGAAGTGCTCGTTGCAGAAGCAGCAGTACACCACCATCTCCATGAGCACCGACAGCGACCCCGTCAGCTCCCGCAGCGCGTGCATCAcctgtgggcacagcactccCTTCACACACAGCTGCCTCCCAGAAAACAAGGCTGTAACACGGTGTTTGCCCTCCCCAGGAAGGATGCAGCTCTTTTCCCCAGTGCCTGCATGGCCCAGGAGGCTGAACCCTTGCCCTTATATCACTCCTTCAGCTCCTGATGCTCACCGCCAAAGGTCGAGCATCATCTATTAAATCAGAACAACTCAAGGTAGCACCTGAATTTGACATGGTAAAAAGCTGCAAATGCCCTTGCAAAATGTGCATCAAACCAGGCCCCAAAGCTTAGGGATATACTGGAATATGAAGAGGACAAGAAACTAAAGGTGCCTTCTTGTTTAGGCCTAAAAATAGCCACTGGTGTTGGATATTCAGTGTTTTTCACAAAAGGATTTGTCAAAGGAATACATCACATAAGTTTTTAGGTTCAAGCAGGGCAGAATTTAGAGCAGATACCTCCATTAAGTAGGGCTTTCCCTCAGACAGGAATAGCAAGGCTTCCACTTCTTCATGGAGTGCCAGAAGTGGCCCTGAAGCGGTGATGCTGAGAGGTGGACGCTGCTTAAAGAGACCAGGAGCTAtaacagcaaatacaaaaacAATCCACTCATAGATTAGTTTGTTCTAACACACCTTGAAGACACTGCTGCTCATTTGGCACCATGAAATCCCTCATGACACTCATCTCAACTAGTTTATAGGTCATGTGCTACCACTCCAAGTAACAAATCTCTTGCACCCTGAAGTGTCACTTATTTTAGTGACAGCAGACAAAAGAACTGCAGGAAGGTCAAGGCAAAATGTCCACAGACTATCAGTAGTTTGAGCTTTAGTTTTACTCCCAATCCCTCTTGCACATTCATCATATCCAGAATATTTATAATTCTCCTGTTACCTTCTGATTTTTGACTGCTTTCAACCTCAGACAGAAATTAAGTTATTCTTTTAAAAGACAATG
Coding sequences within it:
- the PCSK9 gene encoding proprotein convertase subtilisin/kexin type 9, which gives rise to MSSDVLDTALKLPHVKYIEEDAYVFAQSIPWNLGRIVRPQPSSGSYSPPNKGDLAEIYLLDSSVQSSHREIEGRVTVTGFESIPEEDGTHLHRQAGQCDSHGTHVAAVLSGRDAGVARGANIRSLRVLNCQGKGTVSGTLMALESIGRALGARPRVVLLPLAGALSPALNAGCRRLARSGAVMVAAAGNYRDDACLYSPASEPEVITVGATDSQDQPASIGTLGTNFGRCVDLFAPGDDIVGASSECSTCFTARSGTSQAAAHVAGIAAVLLSAEPRLGRAELRQRLLRFSSKGGLDAAWIPQEQRLQTPNSVAGLPARLAAEEQRLLCRSVWSASSGLSRRSRAVARCASTEEMLSCSSFSRSGGRRGEHMEDKHGQRQCVAHSRGQGVYAVARCCTWPRAGCRIKAGSPGAEGAQCSPGEHVLTGCSFHSPSVVLGAGGRPVEGLGRGPSRCASRTEAVAHALCCPRASLECQLKEHTALEHEDKVTVSCEDGWTLTGCNTVSQSPTGAHIEDNSCVATAGPGSSSAMAVAICCRSRQ